One genomic segment of Panicum virgatum strain AP13 chromosome 2N, P.virgatum_v5, whole genome shotgun sequence includes these proteins:
- the LOC120658607 gene encoding uncharacterized protein LOC120658607, with protein sequence MLAYLLHAPAAAVVAAAPSAFTLHSLPPARTPFLPSLPRPASPRRAAASAFSPAAASAPIAASLLEGPVLVWAGRLCLYYALLHAGLAGSPRNPFLSHEIGEDGAGDSDLGFSKWAEKLRGGASGESDAQDKKKLTSKWRPTTKGTLKRTYRVRSTDEGRRILKEIASVLSQDDHFVDASTHKGCQIRRESAHGESVCCYNVRALFDELPIPHLVLEITPFPAGHLTDNDYRKAERLEMVLRLSASI encoded by the exons ATGCTCGCCTACCTCCTCCacgccccagccgccgccgtcgtcgccgcggcGCCCAGCGCCTTCACCCTCCACTCGCTCCCGCCGGCGAGGACCCCgttcctcccctccctcccgcgcCCGGCCTCGCCgaggcgcgccgccgcgtccgccttctcccccgccgccgcgtccgcccccATCGCGGCGTCGCTGCTCGAGGGCCCCGTGCTGGTCTGGGCCGGGCGCCTCTGCCTGTACTACGCGCTCCTCCACGCCGGGCTCGCGGGCTCCCCGCGCAACCCCTTCCTCTCCCACG AGATCGGCgaggacggcgccggcgacagcGACCTAGGGTTCTCCAAGTGGGCCGAGAAGCTCCGTGGCGGCGCCTCAG GTGAAAGCGATGCTCAGGATAAGAAGAAGCTAACTAGCAAGTGGAGGCCAACGACTAAAGGCACATTGAAGAGAACCTACCGAGTTCGATCAACAGATGAAGGAAGGCGGATCCTGAAAGAGATCGCTTCTGTTCTGTCCCAAGATGATCATTTTGTGGATGCTTCAACTCACAAG GGTTGCCAAATTAGACGGGAAAGTGCTCATGGTGAGAGTGTGTGTTGCTACAACGTGAGAGCTTTGTTCGATGAGCTACCCATTCCTCATCTGGTTCTGGAGATTACACCTTTTCCCGCTGGACATCTTACCGATAATGACTACCGCAAGGCAGAGAGGCTTGAGATGGTGTTGAGGCTGAGTGCTTCCATTTGA